GATTGAAAACCGAATTAACAGGATAAGGCCAGTCCCTGGCTGAAAAGATTGGATTATTTTTATAACGCTGAAATAATTCTTCATGATAAGCCATTTACAATCACACCTCCTACACGATGAAGATTTCTTTTATTAACCAGACTGCCTGGAATATTGCCAGATATGAATATTAAAACGTCTCCCGATTGGTGTATGGGATGTCACTCTTCAATTAGGTTTGATGTATATAAAGTTTGTTTAGTTAGTTCTCAGAGCCAAGCGACGTTCCCCGGGAAACGGGACAGTGATAAACTGACCCTGATCACATTACTCCTCTGTCGAACATTGCGTTAAATATTCAAGGATATCTGATAATTTTGCTGTTGCAAGCGCTATAGATGTATCTGCACAGCCGTAATACATACGTACCTCACCATTCTCTTCAATCCATCCACATGGGAAGACAACATCACTTACATCGCCCTGTCGTTCATACCACTCTTTGGGACCGAATATCCAGTTATCAGAACGGTGCAATACTCTTGATGGATCTTCAAGATCCAGCAGTACCAGACCCAGGCGATAGATACCCCCTGCAACAGTTGTGCGAACCCCATGATATAATATCAACCACCCTTCAGGTGTGCGCAGGGGAGGTGGAGAGAGACCTATCTTATCAGCATCCCACCACCCGCCTTTACGGGCATAAATCACGATCTTGTGGTCACCCCAGTGTTTGAAGTCATAAGAAAATGATATCCAGGTATGTGCACCAACTCCGCCAAATGTAGAGACCGGTCGATGAAT
This region of Methanosarcinales archaeon genomic DNA includes:
- a CDS encoding glycosidase; translated protein: MLNKNEIFHRSEKNPILTADDWPYSCNSVFNPGAIKFEDHTLLLVRVEDHRGFSHLTAARSRNGVDGWEIDTSPTLMPDPANYPEEIWGIEDPRITYIEEINQWAVVYTAYSEGGPLVSIATTRDFHTFERIGAVMPPEDKDAALFPVKFNGRWAMIHRPVSTFGGVGAHTWISFSYDFKHWGDHKIVIYARKGGWWDADKIGLSPPPLRTPEGWLILYHGVRTTVAGGIYRLGLVLLDLEDPSRVLHRSDNWIFGPKEWYERQGDVSDVVFPCGWIEENGEVRMYYGCADTSIALATAKLSDILEYLTQCSTEE